In Mixophyes fleayi isolate aMixFle1 chromosome 4, aMixFle1.hap1, whole genome shotgun sequence, the following proteins share a genomic window:
- the STK38L gene encoding serine/threonine-protein kinase 38-like: MAMTAGNATSYAAMSNHTRERVTVAKLTLETFYSNLILQHEERETRQKKLEIAMDEEGLGDEEKRHRRSQHARKETEFLRLKRTRLGLEDFESLKVIGRGAFGEVRLVQKKDTGHIYAMKILRKADMLEKEQVAHIRAERDILVEADGAWVVKMFYSFQDKRNLYLIMEFLPGGDMMTLLMKKDTLTEEETQFYIAETILAIDAIHQLGFIHRDIKPDNLLLDAKGHVKLSDFGLCTGLKKAHRTEFYRNLSHNPPIDFTFQNMNSKRKAETWKKNRRQLAYSTVGTPDYIAPEVFMQTGYNKLCDWWSLGVIMYEMLIGYPPFCSETPQETYRKVMTWKETLVFPPEVPISEKAKDLILRFCNDPENRIGSIGVEEIKTHPFFEAVDWGHIRERPAAITIEIKSIDDTSNFDEFPESDILQPVPNATEPDYKNKDWVFLNYTYKRFEGLTQRGSIPSYMKAGKL, from the exons ATGGCGATGACGGCTGGCAATGCCACATCCTACGCCGCCATGAGTAACCACACCCGGGAGAGAGTGACTGTGGCCAAACTTACACTAGAGACGTTCTACAGCAACCTCATCCTGCAGCATGAAGAGCGGGAGACCAG GCAGAAAAAGTTGGAGATTGCCATGGACGAGGAGGGATTGGGAGATGAGGAG AAGAGACATCGACGCTCACAACACGCTCGAAAGGAAACCGAATTCTTGCGCCTCAAGAGAACCAGGCTGGGCTTGGAGGATTTTGAGTCGCTGAAGGTTATCGGCAGAGGAGCGTTTGGAGAG GTGCGTCTTGTTCAGAAGAAAGACACCGGACACATCTATGCAATGAAAATCCTCAGGAAAGCTGACATGTTGGAAAAGGAGCAG GTGGCTCACATCCGCGCTGAGCGGGATATATTGGTGGAAGCGGATGGCGCCTGGGTGGTGAAAATGTTTTACAGCTTCCAGGACAAGAGGAACCTGTATCTCATCATGGAGTTCTTACCCGGAG GTGACATGATGACGCTACTCATGAAGAAAGACACATTAACAGAAGAGGAGACGCAGTTTTATATAGCAGAAACCATATTGGCCATAGATGCTATTCACCAACTGGGATTTATCCACCGGGATATCAAACCGGATAATCTGTTACTGGATGCTAAG GGTCACGTTAAGCTGTCAGATTTCGGGCTTTGTACCGGCCTGAAGAAAGCTCATAGGACGGAGTTTTACCGGAACCTCAGTCACAATCCGCCCATCGACTTCA CTTTTCAGAATATGAACTCCAAGAGGAAGGCTGAAACCTGGAAGAAGAACAGGAGGCAGCTG GCTTATTCCACGGTGGGAACCCCGGATTACATCGCTCCGGAGGTGTTTATGCAGACGGGATACAACAAGCTGTGTGACTGGTGGTCGTTAGGAGTCATTATGTACGAGATGTTAATAG GGTATCCCCCATTCTGCTCGGAAACGCCACAAGAAACGTATCGGAAAGTGATGACCTGGAAAGAAACGCTGGTGTTTCCTCCCGAGGTGCCAATCTCCGAAAAGGCCAAGGATTTAATTCTCAG gtTTTGCAATGATCCCGAGAACAGGATTGGATCTATTGGTGTTGAAGAGATTAAAACTCATCCTTTCTTTGAAGCCGTTGATTGGGGCCACATCAG GGAGAGACCGGCAGCAATTACCATCGAAATAAAAAGCATCGATGACACTTCCAACTTTGACGAGTTCCCGGAGTCTGATATTTTGCAGCCAG tGCCAAATGCAACGGAACCGGACTACAAAAACAAAGACTGGGTCTTCCTAAACTACACCTACAAGCGCTTCGAGGGACTAACGCAACGCGGCTCCATCCCATCCTACATGAAGGCCGGGAAGTTATGA